Proteins encoded together in one Neisseria lactamica window:
- a CDS encoding transposase, with the protein MAKYSDEFRLAVVQYYLAGNGSTRTADHFSISDSLVRRWVTRYRLHGESGIKRRKHTTKYSVEYKLEAIRPVTGQGMYQKAAADQLNLPDCSILLQWLRLYRLNGINSLKPKP; encoded by the coding sequence ATGGCAAAATATTCAGATGAATTCCGACTTGCCGTCGTCCAATACTATTTGGCAGGGAACGGCAGCACAAGAACAGCAGACCATTTTTCTATTTCCGATTCATTGGTACGCAGATGGGTGACAAGATACAGATTACACGGTGAGAGCGGCATCAAACGCAGAAAGCATACGACAAAATATTCGGTCGAATACAAACTTGAGGCAATCCGCCCGGTGACGGGGCAGGGAATGTACCAAAAAGCTGCCGCAGACCAACTGAATCTGCCCGACTGCTCCATCTTGCTGCAATGGTTGCGCCTCTATCGTTTGAATGGTATTAACAGTTTAAAGCCCAAACCCTAA
- a CDS encoding virulence-associated protein VapD: MSRYLITFDMDTNCLKNNYHGNSYNNAYADIKHILARHGFEKIQRSVYLGREGISEAHGTIAIQELTARFDWFYSCISNIKFYRIESDLNAQFIADGVYQAKQAFLQRVEQLRMSLTEAGLSDEQINQVLEKQKFELESPNLKLN, from the coding sequence ATGAGCCGTTACCTGATTACCTTTGACATGGATACCAACTGTCTGAAAAACAATTACCACGGAAATAGCTATAACAACGCCTATGCGGATATTAAACACATCTTGGCTAGACATGGATTTGAAAAGATTCAGCGCAGTGTTTATCTAGGCCGTGAAGGCATCAGTGAAGCACACGGAACAATAGCCATTCAGGAACTGACCGCTCGGTTTGATTGGTTTTACTCCTGTATTTCAAACATTAAGTTTTACCGCATTGAAAGCGATTTGAACGCACAATTTATCGCTGATGGTGTGTATCAAGCCAAACAGGCTTTCCTTCAACGTGTTGAACAACTTCGTATGTCCCTAACAGAAGCTGGATTGTCTGATGAGCAAATCAATCAGGTTCTGGAAAAACAGAAATTTGAATTGGAAAGTCCTAACCTGAAATTAAATTAA
- a CDS encoding zinc ribbon domain-containing protein, whose translation MKAARRQLYYTFANRIAEQSRILCIKKLNLLNLQCIQIKVNKLHQKIVASSLLLHTLKEGAAKNGVHIEEIKANATSQSCYSCGRLNKRIGVAATRTNMVCESFGRHYDTDENASSNIRK comes from the coding sequence TTGAAAGCTGCAAGACGACAGCTCTACTATACGTTCGCAAACAGAATTGCCGAACAAAGCCGGATACTCTGTATCAAAAAATTGAATCTGCTCAACCTACAGTGCATACAGATTAAAGTCAACAAACTCCACCAGAAGATAGTTGCCTCATCCCTACTGCTGCATACGCTGAAAGAAGGTGCAGCTAAAAATGGAGTTCATATCGAAGAGATTAAAGCCAATGCTACCAGCCAATCATGTTACTCTTGTGGTCGCTTGAACAAACGGATAGGTGTTGCTGCCACAAGAACCAATATGGTTTGTGAGAGTTTTGGTCGGCATTACGACACTGATGAAAATGCCTCCTCCAATATTCGAAAATAG